The nucleotide window TTTTGTTCCGGATGATCAGCGGAATTTTGCTTACCAGGCAGCAGAGCTTTTGAAAAATACATACGGTATTAAAGAAGGCGTAACAATTTCAATTGAGAAGCAAATCCCCATAGCTGCGGGTCTGGCGGGTGGAAGCAGCGATGCAGCGGCTACATTGCGCGGTTTAAATGAGCTTTGGGATCTGAATTTAACGTTGGACGAGCTTGCGGTGCATGGAGCGAAAATCGGTTCTGACGTATCATTCTGTGTATATGGCGGTACAGCTTTGGCAACAGGGCGCGGAGAAAAGATTAAAGAACTATCTGCACCTCCAACTTGCTGGGTCGTTTTAGCCAAGCCGAAAATTGGCGTATCGACAGCGGATGTATATGGCGGACTAAATATTGAAGGTTTACAACATCCAAACACGAAAGAAATGATTAAAGCGATTGAGACGGATGATTATGAGCTAATGTGCAATTCACTTGGAAATGTTTTGGAAACTGTAACATTTAAGCTTCATCCGGAAGTTATAACAATTAAAGAACAGATGCAGCGTTTTGGTGCCGACGCGGTACTAATGAGCGGCAGCGGTCCGACAGTTTTCGGGCTGGTGGAAAATGAAGCACGTGTCAGCCGAATTTATAATGGATTACGTGGTTTTTGTGAGGAAGTTTATGTAGTACGTATGTTAGGGGAACGAAATCCACTTGCATAAATACGTATAATTATGGTAATTTGACTATTAAATATTCGTATTTTAATAATTAATGTTTAGGAGAGGGTCGCATGAAATGGAAGCGCAGTGAACGCCTTGTAGATATGACTTATTATCTACTTGAGCATCCACATCAGTTGATCCCGCTAACTTATTTTTCTGAGCTTTACAGTTCTGCGAAGTCTTCGATCAGTGAAGATTTAACAATTGTAAAGGAAACATTCGAAGAAAAAGGAATTGGGCTTTTAATTACCGTACCTGGTGCAGCAGGCGGTGTTAAATATATCCCTAAAATGGCGGAACAAGAAGTTCGTGATATAATTGGGGAATTTATGGGAGAACTTAGTCAATCCGATCGACTTTTACCTGGTGGCTATTTATTTATGACGGATCTTTTAGGGAATCCGGAATTAATGAATCGTGTAGGTAAAGTATTTGCGAGCGTGTTTGCAGATCGTCAAATTGATGTCATTATGACAGTAGCGACAAAGGGGATTTCAATTGCACATGCGATTGCCAGACATTTAAATGTTCCGGTAGTTGTTGTACGTCGTGACAGCAAAGTGACTGAAGGTTCGACAGTGAGTATTAATTATGTATCAGGATCTTCTCGTCGTATTCAAACGATGGTTTTATCAAAACGCAGTATGAAAAGCGGCCAGCGTGTATTAATTACCGATGATTTTATGAAAGTCGGAGGCACGATGAATGGTATGAAGAACTTACTGGAAGAATTCGAATGTGAGTTGGCAGGTATTGCTGTATTAGTAGAAGCACAGCATGCGGATGTTACATTAGTAGATGACTACTATTCTTTAGTAAAACTACAGGAAGTAAATGAGAAAGATCGCACAATTGCATTAAGTGAAGGTAATTTTTTTCAAAAGGAGAGAAATTAAAATGAAAACTGTTTCAACAACAAATGCACCAGCAGCAATCGGACCATATGCACAAGGTATTGTAGTAAATAACATGTTTTATTCTTCAGGCCAAATTCCACTGACAGCTTCAGGGGAACTTGTAGAAGGCGATATTGAAGCACAGACGAACCAAGTATTCGAAAACTTAAAAGCTGTTTTAGCAGCAGCCGGTTCTTCTTTAAACCAAGTTGTTAAAACAACAGTATTTATGAAAGATATGAATGATTTCGCTATAATGAATGAAGTGTATGCAAGTCACTTTGGTGAGCACAAGCCAGCACGTTCTGCAGTAGAAGTTGCGCGTTTACCAAAAGATGTAAAAGTTGAAATTGAAGTCATTGCATTAGTAAAATAATAATTTCTTTGTTTATATTTTAATTTACCTTAAAACCACGACTTTCTAATTTTAGAAAGGACGTGGTTTTTTTTACTA belongs to Solibacillus sp. FSL W7-1436 and includes:
- a CDS encoding RidA family protein, yielding MKTVSTTNAPAAIGPYAQGIVVNNMFYSSGQIPLTASGELVEGDIEAQTNQVFENLKAVLAAAGSSLNQVVKTTVFMKDMNDFAIMNEVYASHFGEHKPARSAVEVARLPKDVKVEIEVIALVK
- the ispE gene encoding 4-(cytidine 5'-diphospho)-2-C-methyl-D-erythritol kinase, whose protein sequence is MLYVKAPAKINLTLDVLYKRPDQYHEVEMIMTTVDLADRIGLESRADGQIKIVSTDNFVPDDQRNFAYQAAELLKNTYGIKEGVTISIEKQIPIAAGLAGGSSDAAATLRGLNELWDLNLTLDELAVHGAKIGSDVSFCVYGGTALATGRGEKIKELSAPPTCWVVLAKPKIGVSTADVYGGLNIEGLQHPNTKEMIKAIETDDYELMCNSLGNVLETVTFKLHPEVITIKEQMQRFGADAVLMSGSGPTVFGLVENEARVSRIYNGLRGFCEEVYVVRMLGERNPLA
- the purR gene encoding pur operon repressor, whose product is MKWKRSERLVDMTYYLLEHPHQLIPLTYFSELYSSAKSSISEDLTIVKETFEEKGIGLLITVPGAAGGVKYIPKMAEQEVRDIIGEFMGELSQSDRLLPGGYLFMTDLLGNPELMNRVGKVFASVFADRQIDVIMTVATKGISIAHAIARHLNVPVVVVRRDSKVTEGSTVSINYVSGSSRRIQTMVLSKRSMKSGQRVLITDDFMKVGGTMNGMKNLLEEFECELAGIAVLVEAQHADVTLVDDYYSLVKLQEVNEKDRTIALSEGNFFQKERN